The genomic interval atttgctttgtcttctttttaatacattaattttacttattgccttttattttaatgtcaaagttccaggctaaaagtatacaaagacttttatttgtttgataaaaaggaCCATctagtatttcaacattgcaagttctcccagagagaatgaaggttcattggacgcctatgacagtcgatggcagcagccgatgtgttaaatgagtgctcttatttctcccagagagaatgaaggttgctagaatttgtaagttttactgcttcaataaaaacaccatctgtaaATTTGCttgttcttctttttaataaattgacagtagatggcagcagccgattatttgggcgaccaaaagaccagcgaccaaaaagaccggcgacacaacgtctgggcgaccaaaagaccggcgaccaatcgaccgcacacgaatacACATAACACGTTGAAGTGTAATGGGTATcacagagctgccaaatgtcaaaaatcatattccGTAGTGGgattttgtgaccctttttcCTAGTGGCATTTACCAGcaacacatacaaaaataaagatcAATAATATGTAACAATATTATGTAATTTTcaaatgcttttcaaatagtttcctATTTTCAATAGTGAATTcttgcaaaataaaatttaaaaaacaacaataacaaaaaacaaaccctATCACCTATTACTCACGTTTTAATTTTGTGGACATAGCTAACACACATCTACActggttattcattttaatgtcttatAAATAATTGTCtattttcccgtttttttgtggtttgcaaatattctgcatattttcaacctcagcttcagtctgcagaaggtcccaaccttcctgtgtgtggttccagttttatctaggtctacattgtcttttcctgtgtctgtgcttgctactgctacaaactgaatttcccgaatacaggataaATAAAGGTTAATCAAATCTAACCTAGCCAAATCCAACCGAGCCAAACCTAACCTAAGAGAACCTAACCAAACCTAAGCAAACCTAACCTAACCAAACCAAacttaacctaacctaaacaaACCTAAGCAAATTTAACCAAACCTAACCAAACCAAACTTAAGAAAACCTAACCAAACCTAGGCAAACCTAACCAAACCAAACCTAAGAAAACCTAACCAAACCTAGGCAAACCTAACCAAATCTAAGCAAACTTAACCAAACCTAACCTAAgcaaacctaacctaacctaaccaaaCCTAAGCAAACCAAACCTAACCAAACCTAACCTAAGCAAACCTGACCAAACCTGACCAAAACCTAACCTGAATCTAAtcaaaatctaatctaatatttcatacaaaaatgttatacttttatcatttttacagGGTAGTATTGGGGATCTTAGaataggttggaacgaattaaagcTTCAAACAAACATAATAAAGCATGTTTTTTAATGAGGAATTATAATTAAAGGAGCATTTGTATATGGTTTATGATGCAGAAAAGTACATAGTCGATAGTTATTTGTTTTATCAAGAAATGATTATTGGAAGAACAATTGTATATGGGTAATGATGCTCAAAAGTACCTTTCCTAAGGAAGTCAACATCTGGAAGTCAATGTTCCTTCGGTGCCGAAGTATCCGGAGTGTTCCATCTAAGTAAACTTGATCTTTACTGAAGCAGCCTGCAAAAAGTAACCCAATAGTCAGATTGCATATTCATAAGCTTTTGAATTCGAAAATGTTAAGATATTTTATTCACTACAAAGGAGGGGGAAACACTTTAGTAGATTTTTCCTATCCTCTTTGTTTGAGTCGTTTTTTAACTTCCTACAGATAAAGTGGTAGATGCTTTTTTCTATACTTTTTAATCCTTTGTCAAAACAGTTAAATTACTTTTATCAGTCAATGCGCGAGATGGCACAATAagagtgagattttttttgactTAAGTGACAGGAAAATAAACATAGCTGTCAGTGACATGAAGGAACAGATTGGGAGAAGCACATTTCTACCCAGTCTTGACCCTATTTGGTACGATTATATAAAGTTATCAGATACAAGAATGATATATAGTAATATGATATGCATATAATTTCTTGTCACCCAGTTAAAAACTTTTGGAATGTTCTGAAAATATGTTtggtgatgcatttttttcatcagaatcactgtttaaaaaacatcataaaacaaaacaaaaaacacaaaagatcccaaacatttttaaacttataactaccgtattttctcacatattagccacctccacatataagccaccattaaaattaccttaaaatcttttaatttgataatttctctcgtataagacgactcctgtttcacaattttcaatagggagcacaaatgtgttaatttgaagggaaaatctttggaaaaatcatcgcaactactgtattttctcgcatattagccgccccccgcgtataagccgtacgcttaaaatggccttaaaatctttgaattttacaatttctcttgtataagacgcccccctgattcacaattttcaccttcatattcatggtgggagtacaaatgtgttactttgaagggaaaatcctaagaaagattgctggattgcacattcctaaagggtgttgcctgcacatagacaaatccAAAAAGGGagtcacgtgaccagtacaaccaggaagtgtgtccgttgtggtctagtttgtctttcctaggtaagatggcggtgcaCTGAGTGAGCAAttgcaggcacaagtgagtttttttcccccacgttttatgcaagaattgttttttttttcttgaatttcatccatagatgtcaaaataaatttgtcttgcgttatggtgttgtatccttgtcaccttgcagtttcgtgcatgtcaagtataatttgtgcacataagcCGCactctcgattcagtcataattttttggagcgacaaatatggcgtatatgcaagaaaatacggtaagtgcaTTTGTGCATCAGTTCTTTTAAAACTTTTGCTCAAGTAGTGGAGATAGGCTCTGGTAAAAGTGGTAGTTTTCCAAAGGAAGTTCTTCTTAAATTAAAAGCACTTCAGCTTCTAGCTGcaatgtgtgcatgcatgcgcAATCACCAGGTTGTGAAGTGTCCGTCTGTCCCCTCTTGGCACGCAGGCAGTATTCCCAGCGGACGTCCGGATGCTGAACAAAGCGTTCAACGCTACGGAAGAGCTGGCTGAAACTCATGCTGCCGGCCTGGAAAACCGTATAATAAAGAAGAGCCGCTCGCCACAGGTATGGCTGCTTCCGTAGCAACACGCTGTTCAAGCTGGCCAGCCCCTCCTCAGTGGGATTAGCTGGTTTGAGGTCAAATTGCTTCCTGCCCTCTGATGTGGCCCATGGTTGGAGACTGTTGTTGAACCCTCGCAGATAATGTGTGCCTTAGGACGGACAAACATTAGTGATTGAATTTGAACTCTAATTAGTTGGTCTGGTTATTTGCAGAAACTACCAAGAATATGGTTGTCATGATCTAGTTTTATTCTCGTTCTAGTTTTTGTCACAAATCCAGTAGTGGTTGCAGGTGTATGATCTGCTTGTtgtatacctgtcaacttataagtttttcctgtattttatgtttttttatcatttcgaattgtgtacggcgtataacaattattttttttaagtacgttttttggaAAACCAATctagttttacccatttcggctctaatccggatccttctcggtcactggtagcagacgaaaatgtcatcATTGACTGTTaatagtcatgctttaagcatgatatgcgcacatcTGCCTTTTCACTGTCAGCAATCAATGTACCCAGAGAGGCAAGCAGTCAGCATCatacagaattttgaatttagggcatactgattaggcaccccgtccactttggagaacattttagacttttaattgCAACCTACGTGAGTAAATACAGTGGGGCAactgtgcaagttctcctacttgaaaagattagaggcctgtaaatgtcaacatgggtaaacctcaaccatggaatgtagaaaaaaaaaaaaactgaaaatcacattgtttgatttttaaagaatttatttgcaaatcatggtgcaaaataagtatttggtcaataccgaaagttcatctcaatacttttatgtaccctttgttggcaataacggaggcgaaacgttttctgtaactcttcacaagcttttcacacactgttgctggtattttggcccattcctccctatagatctcctctagagcagtgatgttttggggctgtcgttgggcaacacagactttcaactccctccacagactgtggtcccagctctctgtaggtcattcactagttACCCCCCGTGTGGTTCCGGGACTTTatctcaccgttcttgttatcattttgacgccacggtctgagatcttgcatggagccacagatcgagggagattattagtgggcttgtatgtcttccattttctaataattgctcccacagttgatttctttacaccaagcgttttacctattgcagattcagtcttcccagcctggtgcaggtcttcaattttgtctctggagtcctttgacagctctttggtcttagccatagtggagtttggagtgtgagagactgaggttgtggacaggtgtcttttataccaataatgagttaaaacagatgatattgatacaggtaacgagtggagacctcgttagagcTCGTTAGatgttagacctctttgacagccagaaattttgcttgtttgtatgtgaccaaatacttattttccactctaatttggaaataaattctttgaaaatcaaacaaaaaagcaatatcttagattgggcaatattttagaattaacttgcctggacgtgactttttaaattacttatttatgtttttactgggaaacacgcactttgtggagtagcaccaccaatttcggtATACGCagttgttgtataatgacaataaaggcttttgatttgatttgatttgatgtgatttgatttgattttcaattttttgttctccacattctgtctctcatggttaaggtttacccatgttgacaattacaggcctctctaatctcaTGTGCGGttatttggtcgccggtcttttggtcgcccggatccaaacaacgggcgactaaaagaccggcgaccaaaagaccggcaaccaaaagaccggcgaccaaaagaccggcgacaaaacaaggtaaaacaacacggtctacgcatcaataaaagccagcaATGgctctgagcagtttcactgagcggacgggtacacggtcgattggtcgccggtcttttggtcgcccggaaggtaagtgataattaccatttaaatcgttgctcaaattccctgaatacaaactgcgaatgactatttagtcatacataatgccctagtcattattaggctaaagaaaagctccaaatttcccggacttttattgttttttgttggagaacttgttaagagcctgactgacgtacctgcaagccattgctgacgtcggctcagtgaaactgctcatggccattgttggcttttattgatgcgtagaccgtgttgttttaccttgttttgccaccagtcttttggtcacccgttgtcgcggtccgggcgaccaaaagaccgtgaccaaaagaccgcgaccaaaagagcggcgacagatcgaccgcacacggagcggacgtgtgagtgtataagagtttgtatgtacgtacatgacTTGTCCCCTTAgaaagggacgtcagtcagggtcttaacaagttctccaacaaaacacaataaaagtacgggaaatttggagcttttctttagtctaaaaattaatagggcattaagtatgactaaataataattcacagtttgtatttagggaatttgagcaacaatttaaatggtaattatcaataaccttccgggcgaccaaaagaccggcgaccaaacgaccgagtaccctctaatcttttcaagtaggagaacttgcacaattggtggttgaccaaatacttatttgccccactgtatgtgctgcgttgcatttgtacgtttttttaatcgcttaataaggggaattgcaatcattaataagaggagAACTTGACCGAGGTTGGCAGGTATGTTGTTGTGCATATGGTAAGAACATTCTGAGGGACTATCGCTAAATTTCTTGACTGAAATGTCCCAGTCATTCGTTTAAATTTTAGAAATATTAGTTTTGCCAgtagctactactactaatgcACTTTTGGCTTGTCCCAGGAGGAGTCGCCACAGCGAATTACTGGTTTCCACGGCAtgggagatgaatgaatatttacgctactgaaaaaaattgattgttttctaAATGTTGACAGGTTTTGATCACTAATGGACTGGTGTCGTTTATCTGACtaactccatctagtgttaaagctgagaaGTGCAACGTAAACTGGATCgtgtgggccatattcaatattttcataattttctgcggtccaataaaaactgggcctCGGGCTGTAGTTGGCCTGCGGGCCATAATTTGGAAAGCCCTGGCCTAAACAGTGTAGCATCTCACCTATTTCGTGTCTCAGCATCCCCTCCAACCAGTGCTGACGGGCTCCAGTCAGGTTGATGGTCAAAGTGGGGCGGCAGCTCTCCACCATCATAATTGCCTGAGATAGTAACTCATCAGAGAGACGCACCACAACCTAAACATACAACACACGTGTTACAATCATCATTTTATCTCGTACTGCAGAGTTCGGGAATGTTTTTGACTAAAAGAGCCAAAAATCCCAAATTCAAATCTCTTCACAGTATACAGTCTGATTCAGGtacaattcattaaaaaaaatgtaaacgagTCAATTTGATCCAATACAAAGTGAAAATTAAACCCCTTATATTTAATTACtgacaaaaaatagaaaatacagacgctcccctacttacgaacattcaacttacgaacaacggtacatacgaacatgtctgcaaattgcgtttaagtccaaaaatgttcgcaaatccaattttgtatttcgcgtctttttcggaatagtacttctttccgccgctaataccgacgcctggcgctgtgagagctcagctcacccagcatctaccttcttcttcgttgcaatgcagaagtgcgtgaatgtatctccagtgtgcaaagaacctttttcatttgtatcattaaatatctcatgcatccaatattgaatatggttggtaaaaagctaaaggcttctattgagggagttgcaaggaagaggcaagccatttcatttgaaacgagtggcaataataacgaagcttgatgcgcgtgagagtggtgagcgtttcacgggcattgaatcgttcgactgtcagtaccatttataaacagaaagatcgagcagcaggacccaaatattgaacgttgcacaaagtttgcaaatcaattgaatgatgccatacagtgctactgcatcatttatgatgaaaaaaagaagaaaactgtgcaatcgtcattaggtcgcttcttttggccagtttctaatacataaatctatctctctctctacagtactgtacatattctctccattttattaaatgttttttttttcagtacaaaccaatgcgtgttacttatacaagccttaaacatacaaatgcacttatataaaccttcaatatacttatataggccttaaacataaattataatacaaaatatagcactaaatcaacttacaaacaaattcaacttatgaacaatcgctcggaaccaattgcgttcgtaagttgaggagtgtctgtacattGCATAAATTAATTGCAAAATACCTTTTTTACAAAATAGCGTCTCAGAGACGATCCTGGTCAGGCCtaataaaaatactaaattcAGACAAGACAAAAGCCTTtccaatatacagtggtactggTACTTaagaatgcttctacatacgaaattttcaggttacaaaaaccTTTGATATGCAAAATACTGTTCGAATATACGAAAAAtaattacgaaatcccccaaaacatcaatacatttcctgtatgttattttattttgaaattgtcgcagtAGCGTTGCATCCTGCTCGAGTGTGGTTAAAGAGgtttatttaaaataactgGGGTAAATGAAATGAAGTGGGGCCTGTTatccatgactgatattgcaaggcaatatgCCCATAGCCATTGGATAGATGCGTAAGAAATTGCTGGTTGTACAGTGTCTGAAAAAGCAGCTATTTACTgccaagttgttttgaattaatAATTTGAAGTCGGGTAGATGTCTTTATctgcatgtgttcgtgtgctttgtctgTTGCCTAACATTAGCTTCCACCTTACACTTGCACCTGCaggaatagaaaatgtttttacatgcttgttcttcattttaatacattaataatcaTTTTCTTCTCGTTTTCTCTACATTTATgtttgtttctcacatctttcatgcaaatATGGGACTCTTTGATATTCTATAAAGGGTTTAGTGGGTAGTTTTTTTGAGAAACGGAAATAAATCAGCGAATGTACGTATAAAAATACtgctctttttacaaaaaaaatcaagttacaaaacaagttctggaaccaattaattttgttagtagaggtaccactccaCCTGGGACGATAAGAGACTGAATAAAGTGAAACATCAAAATTGGAATTCTGGTGTGCCTCACTTAACAGGTTTGCAAAACTTCTGATTCATGTACCATAAAAATAGAATACATTGAAGACAATATAAAATGGCAGAGTTCTTTTTaactttattctttttattttggtcTTAAGGTAACAAAGACGGGTGGCCCGGCAGCCAAGCGGTTagagtgtcggcctcacagctctcgggtcctgggttcaaatcagctatattcgagggattactgtatacatttaaaaggcTGGCAATCCTGGTTAAAAAGTGGTGGTAAACCACTTTTAGACAAAGGTGACTTGTACACTTACCTCCCCAACGCAGTCTTCCTTTTGCAAATATTTCCGCACGGTGGCCCACACCTGACTCTTAGGAAGCACAGTCCCACCTGTGAGCTCCTCGAAAGTCTCATAGGAGCCAAACTTATTCAGGACACACTCCATGATACCAACAGCCTGCGGAGACAAAAACAAGCAGCGTTAAATGCTAAATTAGCTTTGATCCGTTGATTGTTTGTGATATACCTGCTCCAGAAAGAGGCCGGACCCCTCCCCGTACTTCTCTAGCACGGACTCTAATTCTGGCAGGTCATACTCAAATTGGGGTTCATAGTTGTAGTCTGACTGGAAGAACTTTTGCTTCTCCTGCTCAAGGTTCAGAGGCCTGAGTGCAACAAGGTAACACGTTTTTGATGAGAGGGGCAGATTGCTGATTCCAATGCTCCTTGCTATGTGCGGTAGGGAGGTAGCGGGTCGCATTAGTCCCTTTTTAGCACGCAGACTCAGAGATTGGTTGACCGAGCATGTGCTCTCACTGCGTCGCATCCAACCTCCGGGACCCAAGCTGAGACTCGTCAAGCTACGAACAGGGGGAGGTGGGGCGGGTGAACCGGTGCGCCATGGTGGTTGCAAAACCCGCCTCTCTGCCGTGTTTTCCGTAGACCTTCGCAGGGTCTGGGCCGTCATGTCTAAGCTCACGGGGCGACGGAGAGGAGGCTTGGACTTGGCAGAGGCTTTTGGTACTACCTTGCTTTCCACCACCTGGGCAGTGTCTTGTGACGGCAATCCATTCGGGGGTGCTTTCTCCCGTTTGGAAACTTTGCTCCTTTTGGCTTGACGTCCGCGTCTTGGTTTATGGCCATTTCCTCGTTTGGCTTTGGAGTTTTCCACGTCCAACGAGTCCTCGGCGCATTCAGATTGGTTACCCTCAACATGATCCATGAAGACCTCGACCCAGGCCAACACCATCACCACAGTCACCGCCTCTGCCTTACTCAGGCTAGGGCAGACACAACAAAGATTATCATTGGAGGGGATTTGTCATAAGGGTTATTATTGGGTATCAAGTCAGAGTCAAGAtagggacttttttttaacctgcccCATATGTCCCGTTACACTTTAATTCAATGTTAAATATTGTCAAAaaacaatctcatctcattttctgaaccgctttatcctcactagggtggcagggggtgttggagccaatcccaggtgtctccgggccagaggcaggggacaccctgaattggtgggcagccaatcacagggcacaaggagacaaacaaccattcacgctcacactcatacctaggggcaatttagtgtccaatcagcctaccatgcatatctttggaatgtgggaggaaaccggagtacccggagaaaacccacgcaggcccgggagaatatgcaaactccacacaggtggaccgacatggatttgaatGCAGGTGTcccaaacaaaatataaaaaagtccACGCTTAACCAATCTGAGTTAGaaatatttggggaaaaagatttttttcgtGTCTGTTGGATATTAAGGccatttaatggaaaaaaagggcaTTTCATATATATGGCTCCTTTAATAGattagtttttacatttttacagtCTTGTGGCACCAGAAATTGATGGGATTTGGGCTCTGTTTAAAACACACTATGGATTCTCATAcaggaattttttggggggaatatcTTGCTTCTCGGAAATCTATCATCTTGTAATTACAACGTTGTAGTATTTCAAATATGCTTTTAATTAAGCAAAACTAAAGAGTTGCTcgttaaaaaattatatatatacacgtgtatatatacacattatatataaacacacatatatatacacattaatatatatatatatatatatatatatatatatatatatatatatatatatatatatatatatatatatatatatatatatatatatatatatatatatatatacacattaatatatatatatatatatatacatatatatacacatacatatacagtggtacctcgtcatacgaccgctcgtcatacaaaatgctcgtcttacgggggaaatttcgatcgaataattcgcccgtgatgcggtcaaaatttcgtgatgcgaccaagccaggtggccatggcatttttt from Stigmatopora argus isolate UIUO_Sarg chromosome 2, RoL_Sarg_1.0, whole genome shotgun sequence carries:
- the kiaa0895l gene encoding microtubule-associated tyrosine carboxypeptidase 1 isoform X2 is translated as MVLAWVEVFMDHVEGNQSECAEDSLDVENSKAKRGNGHKPRRGRQAKRSKVSKREKAPPNGLPSQDTAQVVESKVVPKASAKSKPPLRRPVSLDMTAQTLRRSTENTAERRVLQPPWRTGSPAPPPPVRSLTSLSLGPGGWMRRSESTCSVNQSLSLRAKKGLMRPATSLPHIARSIGISNLPLSSKTCYLVALRPLNLEQEKQKFFQSDYNYEPQFEYDLPELESVLEKYGEGSGLFLEQAVGIMECVLNKFGSYETFEELTGGTVLPKSQVWATVRKYLQKEDCVGEVVVRLSDELLSQAIMMVESCRPTLTINLTGARQHWLEGMLRHEIGTHYLRGFNNSLQPWATSEGRKQFDLKPANPTEEGLASLNSVLLRKQPYLWRAALLYYTVFQAGSMSFSQLFRSVERFVQHPDVRWEYCLRAKRGQTDTSQPGCFSKDQVYLDGTLRILRHRRNIDFQMLTSLGKVSYEDVEKLRHLAVMQNARIPHFMRDQERYLQQLDNIVAVNEVNDSTLEQLLP
- the kiaa0895l gene encoding microtubule-associated tyrosine carboxypeptidase 1 isoform X1, whose amino-acid sequence is MTQRRVTSYVPTLLLLPGRSRQASATGPLSPNRCSPFCRASLLFPEKQSPLGQKLQPPCGSRKPIAALVFSLLDSSLSKAEAVTVVMVLAWVEVFMDHVEGNQSECAEDSLDVENSKAKRGNGHKPRRGRQAKRSKVSKREKAPPNGLPSQDTAQVVESKVVPKASAKSKPPLRRPVSLDMTAQTLRRSTENTAERRVLQPPWRTGSPAPPPPVRSLTSLSLGPGGWMRRSESTCSVNQSLSLRAKKGLMRPATSLPHIARSIGISNLPLSSKTCYLVALRPLNLEQEKQKFFQSDYNYEPQFEYDLPELESVLEKYGEGSGLFLEQAVGIMECVLNKFGSYETFEELTGGTVLPKSQVWATVRKYLQKEDCVGEVVVRLSDELLSQAIMMVESCRPTLTINLTGARQHWLEGMLRHEIGTHYLRGFNNSLQPWATSEGRKQFDLKPANPTEEGLASLNSVLLRKQPYLWRAALLYYTVFQAGSMSFSQLFRSVERFVQHPDVRWEYCLRAKRGQTDTSQPGCFSKDQVYLDGTLRILRHRRNIDFQMLTSLGKVSYEDVEKLRHLAVMQNARIPHFMRDQERYLQQLDNIVAVNEVNDSTLEQLLP